Proteins encoded together in one Acidimicrobiales bacterium window:
- a CDS encoding L,D-transpeptidase, giving the protein MHTLSSRRPLGAALAVACMALLVTAVPAAAETAAPDRLHAFGGASDHGTPDASPEHRLVGIAAQGAGRYWVATSDGGVHSYGGAPFHGSASGHLLAAPIVGMAATPDGTGYWLVAGDGGVFSFGGARFHGSAGAMHLNRPIVGMASTSTGRGYWLVASDGGIFAFGDAVFHGSTGDMRLNSPVVGMAADHAPGATGYWLVAADGGVFSFGATFHGSAGGITLAQPIVGIAAAPGGYRLAAADGGVFTYRARFHGAAPSSTAEPVSAIASNGSDAYWLLRSPRRPAYTGPAVPAGSGSGRRVIYSNSDQQIWLVAGDGEVDRSYAVSGRRGVPAAGTYSVFSKSRTAYAGHDGITMANMVRFAWGDSLAIGFHAIPRDAEGRPLQSEDDLGGYRSAGCVRQADRDAAYLYDWAPIGTTVVVLR; this is encoded by the coding sequence GTGCACACGCTCTCCTCCCGCCGGCCGCTCGGCGCCGCCCTCGCCGTCGCCTGCATGGCCCTCCTGGTCACCGCCGTTCCGGCCGCCGCCGAGACAGCGGCTCCCGATCGCCTGCACGCCTTCGGAGGCGCGTCCGACCATGGCACCCCAGACGCCAGCCCGGAGCACCGCCTGGTGGGCATCGCCGCCCAGGGCGCGGGCCGGTACTGGGTGGCCACGAGCGACGGTGGGGTCCACAGCTATGGGGGGGCGCCGTTCCACGGCTCCGCAAGCGGGCACCTCCTGGCCGCACCGATCGTCGGCATGGCTGCGACGCCCGACGGCACCGGCTACTGGCTGGTGGCGGGCGACGGCGGCGTCTTCTCCTTCGGTGGTGCGCGGTTCCATGGCTCCGCCGGCGCCATGCACCTCAACCGCCCGATCGTGGGGATGGCGTCGACGTCGACCGGACGTGGCTACTGGTTGGTGGCGTCCGACGGCGGGATCTTCGCCTTCGGCGACGCCGTCTTCCACGGTTCGACAGGCGACATGCGACTCAACAGCCCCGTGGTGGGGATGGCGGCCGACCACGCCCCAGGGGCGACCGGCTACTGGCTCGTCGCCGCCGACGGCGGCGTCTTCTCCTTCGGCGCGACCTTCCACGGCTCCGCGGGCGGCATCACGCTGGCGCAGCCCATCGTGGGCATCGCGGCTGCCCCGGGGGGCTACCGGCTGGCGGCCGCCGACGGGGGTGTCTTCACCTACCGGGCCCGCTTCCACGGTGCCGCTCCCTCGAGCACCGCCGAACCGGTCAGCGCCATCGCCAGCAACGGGTCCGACGCCTACTGGCTGCTCCGCTCGCCTCGGCGTCCGGCCTACACCGGGCCGGCCGTGCCCGCCGGGTCGGGCTCCGGACGCCGGGTCATCTACTCCAACAGCGATCAGCAGATCTGGTTGGTGGCGGGCGACGGCGAGGTCGACCGCAGCTACGCCGTCTCCGGGCGACGCGGGGTTCCCGCGGCCGGGACCTACAGCGTGTTCTCCAAGTCGCGTACGGCCTACGCCGGCCACGACGGCATCACCATGGCGAACATGGTCCGCTTCGCGTGGGGCGACAGCCTGGCCATCGGCTTCCACGCCATCCCCCGCGACGCCGAGGGCCGTCCGCTCCAGAGCGAGGACGACCTCGGCGGCTACCGCAGCGCAGGATGTGTCCGGCAGGCTGACCGGGACGCCGCCTACCTCTACGACTGGGCGCCCATCGGCACCACGGTGGTCGTGCTCCGCTGA
- a CDS encoding acyl-ACP desaturase, translated as MRTDAEILNELAPIAEELFERHLTNAKEWFPHEMVPWSEGRDFEAGEEWSPDEAPMDEAVRSSLFVNLLTEDNLPHYFRTINNLFGGDEVWGAWSKRWTAEEGRHAIVIRDYLTVTRGVDPVSLERGRMSQISGGQVPEPPTVADGFVYVTLQELATRIAHGNTGRRMEDKRGQKIMARVAGDENLHHVFYRDITSTMIEFDPSLVVLAIDRNVREFSMPGTGIPNFANHAKAIAQAGIYDFAAHHDHILQPVVVKHWGLESIQGLSPEAEEARSSVLAHIERVGKAGRRMNERREAKAARAAERGDLSVAAP; from the coding sequence ATGCGCACCGACGCCGAGATCCTCAACGAGCTCGCTCCCATCGCCGAGGAGCTGTTCGAGCGCCACCTCACGAACGCCAAGGAGTGGTTCCCCCACGAGATGGTCCCGTGGAGCGAGGGACGCGACTTCGAGGCCGGCGAGGAGTGGTCGCCGGACGAGGCGCCGATGGACGAGGCCGTTCGCAGCTCGCTGTTCGTCAACCTCCTGACCGAGGACAACCTCCCGCACTACTTCCGGACCATCAACAACCTCTTCGGTGGCGACGAGGTGTGGGGTGCCTGGTCGAAGCGCTGGACGGCCGAGGAGGGCCGCCACGCCATCGTGATCCGCGACTACCTCACCGTCACGAGGGGCGTCGACCCGGTGTCCCTCGAGCGCGGTCGGATGAGCCAGATCAGCGGCGGGCAGGTCCCCGAGCCGCCGACCGTGGCCGACGGGTTCGTCTACGTCACGCTCCAGGAGCTGGCCACCCGGATCGCCCACGGGAACACCGGGCGGCGGATGGAGGACAAGCGGGGTCAGAAGATCATGGCCAGGGTGGCAGGCGACGAGAACCTGCACCACGTCTTCTACCGCGACATCACCTCGACCATGATCGAGTTCGACCCCTCCCTCGTGGTGCTGGCGATCGACCGCAACGTGCGCGAGTTCTCCATGCCCGGGACCGGCATCCCCAACTTCGCCAACCACGCCAAGGCCATCGCCCAGGCCGGCATCTACGACTTCGCCGCCCACCACGACCACATCCTCCAGCCGGTGGTCGTCAAGCACTGGGGCCTCGAGTCGATCCAGGGTCTCAGCCCCGAGGCCGAGGAGGCCCGCTCCTCGGTCCTGGCTCACATCGAGCGTGTGGGCAAGGCGGGCCGTCGCATGAACGAGCGCCGTGAGGCGAAGGCGGCCCGCGCTGCCGAGCGCGGCGACCTCAGCGTCGCCGCCCCGTAG
- a CDS encoding DNA-3-methyladenine glycosylase 2 family protein: MKAGTQAADLALADAAISRADPAFAAIVSRAGPCTMSWRRGGRRTHFESLASSIVHQQLAGGAAAAIWARTVALVPGRFAPEAVLSLDEDALRGAGLSGAKARAILDLAARVVSGELRLARIGALSDDAVVGELSQVWGVGRWTAEMFLIFQLGRLDVWPTGDLAVRNGYARLHGLGSVPSPDELEARGEAYRPWRSVAAWYCWRAIELRPEGGR, from the coding sequence ATGAAGGCTGGCACGCAGGCAGCGGACCTGGCGCTGGCGGACGCGGCGATCAGCCGGGCCGATCCGGCCTTCGCCGCCATCGTCTCTCGAGCCGGCCCCTGCACGATGAGCTGGCGACGGGGCGGGCGACGGACCCACTTCGAGAGCTTGGCGTCGTCGATCGTCCACCAACAGCTCGCGGGCGGTGCCGCCGCTGCCATCTGGGCGCGCACGGTCGCCCTCGTGCCTGGACGCTTCGCGCCGGAGGCGGTCCTCTCCCTCGACGAGGACGCCCTGCGCGGCGCCGGGCTCTCGGGCGCCAAGGCCCGGGCCATCCTCGACCTCGCGGCTCGGGTCGTGTCGGGGGAGCTCCGCCTCGCCCGGATCGGCGCGCTGTCCGACGACGCCGTGGTGGGGGAGCTGTCCCAGGTGTGGGGGGTGGGGCGGTGGACGGCCGAGATGTTCCTCATCTTCCAGCTCGGTCGCCTCGACGTCTGGCCGACGGGCGACCTCGCGGTCCGCAACGGCTACGCCCGGCTGCACGGCCTGGGATCGGTGCCCTCGCCCGACGAGCTGGAGGCGAGGGGCGAGGCGTACCGGCCATGGCGATCGGTCGCCGCCTGGTACTGCTGGCGGGCCATCGAGCTCCGGCCCGAGGGCGGCCGGTGA
- a CDS encoding nucleoside monophosphate kinase, producing MGERARLIVLGRQGAGKGTQCVRLAERLGVPHRSTGDLLRAEVAAATPLGKEVADHLEEGRLVPDDLVLDLVATTLGSPRARAAGYLLDGFPRTLAQGQALFEVLGRDAAHLAIELYVPTEVVRPRLAARRVCLGCGAVTSAPAGGPECRTCTECDGEVARRADDTDEAIKRRLALYEQESCPLLIWFDRQGLLTSVNGVGEPEEVFARLTAVVDAALASRSGGAGLLDSH from the coding sequence ATGGGTGAACGGGCACGGCTGATCGTCCTCGGCAGGCAGGGCGCCGGCAAGGGGACGCAGTGCGTCCGGCTGGCCGAGCGCCTGGGCGTGCCCCACCGCTCCACGGGCGACCTCCTGCGCGCCGAGGTGGCGGCCGCGACACCCCTCGGCAAGGAGGTCGCCGACCACCTCGAGGAGGGTCGCCTGGTGCCCGACGACCTCGTGCTCGACCTGGTGGCGACCACGCTCGGCAGCCCCCGTGCCCGCGCCGCGGGCTACCTGCTCGACGGCTTCCCGCGGACCCTGGCCCAGGGTCAGGCCCTCTTCGAGGTCCTCGGCCGCGATGCCGCCCACCTGGCGATCGAGCTCTACGTGCCCACCGAGGTGGTGCGGCCCCGCCTCGCCGCCCGTCGCGTCTGCCTGGGCTGCGGCGCCGTGACCTCCGCACCAGCAGGCGGCCCCGAGTGCCGCACCTGCACGGAATGCGACGGTGAGGTCGCTCGACGTGCTGACGACACGGACGAGGCCATCAAGCGTCGGCTGGCCCTCTACGAGCAGGAGTCCTGCCCGCTGCTGATCTGGTTCGACCGCCAGGGCCTCCTCACGTCGGTCAACGGCGTCGGCGAGCCCGAGGAGGTCTTCGCCCGGCTCACCGCCGTGGTCGACGCCGCCCTCGCGTCCCGCTCCGGTGGCGCCGGCCTCCTCGACAGCCACTGA